In the Fretibacterium sp. OH1220_COT-178 genome, TCGTCCGCAGGACGGGCATCAGCACCGGGACCAGGATGATGATGGAGGCGACCGTCTCCATGAACGTCCCGACGAAGAGCAGCAGCAGGTTGATCATCAGGAGGATGACCACGGGATTGGAGGAGAGCGCCAGCATCCCCTCGGCCACCATCTGCGGCACGCGCCTGGAGGTGATCACCCAGCTGAAGGCCGAGGAGGTCCCGATGATGAAGAGGATCACCGCCGTGCTGACCGCCGTGTTCACGAAGATGGCCTTGAGCTGGCCGAGTCGGAGCTCCCGGTAGACGAAGAGCCCGACGAGGAGTCCGTAGACCACGGCCACGACGGCGGCCTCCGTCGGCGTGAAGACCCCGCCGTAGATTCCCCCCAGGATGATGGCGGGCATCAGGAGGGCCCAGAAGGCGTCGCGAAACGCGGCCGCCCGCTCGGCCCACGAATAGCGCCGCTCGCCGCGGTAGCCGCGCCGCCTTGCGATCAGCCACGCGACGAAGATGAGGGAGGACCCGACCAGGACCCCGGGGACCACGCCCCCCATGAAGAGCGCGCCGACCGAGACGCCGGTCATGACCCCGTAGATGATCATCGGGATGCTGGGCGGGATCATCACGCCCAATGTCCCGGCCGTGGCCTGAACCGCCGCCGTGTAGGGCTTTCCGTAGCCCCGCGCCACCATCTCGGGGATCAGGACGCTCCCGATCGCGGCGACGCAGGCCGCCGCCGCCCCCGAGATGGCCCCGAAGAACATGCTGGCGATGATGGCGACGAAGGCCAGCCCGCCGGAGAAATGCCCCACGAAGGTGTTCGCCAGGTGTATGAGGCGGCGCGATATCCCCCCGGTCTCCATGAGGGCCCCGGCCAGGATGAAGAAGGGAACGGCCATGAGGGGGAAGGAGTCCATGGCGGTGAACATCTTCTGGACGAGCACCGTCGGCGGTATCGAGCTCAGCACCAGCGTCAGGAGCGTCGCGCTCCCGATGGACAGGGCAATGGGGATGTTGAGGAGGAACAGCACGATCAGCGTGGCGAAGAGGAGCCCCATCATTGCGCCTTCCCCTCCCCAACGAGCTGCAGCGCCACGGACTCCAGTGCGTAGAGCAGCATCAGCCCCCCGCCCACGACCAGCGCGCCGTAGGGCAGGGCCATCGATATCTCCATCGCCGGGGACTCCTGGGCGGATACGACCCCCAGAAGGCGCATCCCGTAAAAGATCAGCCCGCCGCAGAAGAGCGCGGCGATCAGGGAACCGAACACCTCGACCGCCCGCTTCAGCCGGGGCGGAAAGAGCATCGTCAGGGCCTCGACCCCGATATGCCCCTTTCGGCGCAGGCCGATCCCGGCCCCCAGCATGGAGAGCCACACCATGATGTAGCGGCTGGCCTCCTCGGACCACGGCAGCGACGCCCGCAGGACGAAGCGGAAGATGACCTGCGCGAAGACGATCGCCACCATCGCCCCCACGAGAAAGAACAGCACGTACTCCGTAAACCCCTGAACGAAATCCAGAAACCTCGAGACCCGTCGCATACGACAATCCTCCCCGAACTCTTCTGTGGCAAAACGCCGAACGGCACGCGGCAGGCGCGGAACGGCCTCCTCAGGCCCACCCGGCGAGATGCAGGAGCCTCCGGGCGTCGGCGTTGCCTATAAGAAGGGAGCGCGGCGAAGCACCGCGCCCCCGACTTTCAAAAACGGTCGATCCCGCGCCCCTAGGGCTTGGAGTTCACGATCTTGTCCAGCAGCTCCGCGGCGTCCCCGAGCTCTCCGCGGAAATCCTCGTAGACCTTCCCGGATGCCTCCCTCAAGGGCTCGATGTCGGGCGTCGTGACCTCCATGCCGTTCTTCTTCAGGGTCTCGACGTACTCCTGTTCCATCTTGTCGCAGACCTCGCGCTGATAGAGCGCGGCCTCCTGCGCGGCTGCCGCGAGAACCTCCCGGTATTCCTCGGGCAGCGAGGCGAACACGGGCTGGGCGATGGCGATCATGGCGGGGGAGAACACGTGGCGCGTCAGGGCCAGATGCTTCTGGACCTCGAAGAGCTTGGAGGTGTAGATGACGGGCACGGGGTTCTCCTGGCCGTCGATGGTCCCCTGCTGCAGCGCCGTGAAGACCTCGCTCCACGCCATCGGTGTCGGGTCCGCCCCCAGCAGGCGCCACATCGCCATGTGCACCTTGTTCTCCTGCGTGCGGATCTTGAGCTCCGCGATATCCTTCAGCTCGTTGACCGGGCGCTTGGAGTTGGTGAGGTTGCGGAACCCGTTCTCCATCCACGCCAGGCCGCGGATCCCCTTGGGCTCCAGCAGTCCCAGAATGTGGCGGCCGATCTCACCGTCCAGGACGCCGTAGACATGGGCTTTGTCCTTGAAAAGGAACGGGAAGTCGAAGATGAGGAAGCGCTTCTCGAACCCGCCGACCGGCCCCGTGGAGCCGACGTACATGTCGATGGTCCCGAGCTGGAGCCCCTCCAGAATGTCCCGCTCGCCGGTGCCCAGCTGGTTGTTGGGGAAGATGTCGATCTGCACGTCCCCCTTGGTACGCTCCTCGACCAGCTCCTTGAAGCGGACGGCCCCGTGATGGTACGCGTTCTCCACCGGGACCGCATGGCCCAGCTTGAGGACGAACTTGGCCTCGGCCGAAGCCGTCCCCGCGAACAGAACGGCCGAAAGCAAAAACGCGACAAAGAGAACAGCCTTGAAACGACACTTCATTCTCTGACCCTCCTCATTCGATTTGGCGATACCGCGCCGATAAAGAGCAAAACGCTCCTCCCGCACCCGGGCTACTGCTCGTAGGTCCTCTCCCGGACCTGGATCAGCTTCGTCAGCACCGTATTGACGGGGACGGGGACCCCAAGCCTCTCCCCCTCCTCGACCACGGCGCCGTTGATCACGGAGATCTCCGTCCGGCGCTTGGCCAGGACGTCCTGAAGCATCGACGAACGGTTCTCCCCCGTCCTTTTGGCGATGGCCCGCGTGTGCTCCAGGGGGTCGTCGACCTCGAAGCGGATCCCCTTGGCCCCCGCCACCGCACAGGCCTCCTCGATGGCCGCCCGCATCAGATCCTCCGTCTCGGGGTGCTCGACGAGCTGCCCGTTCCTCAGGCCCGTCACGGCCGTCAGGGCGTTGATGCCGACGTTGACGATCAGTTTGGTCCAGATCAGCCCCATGACGTTCTCCGAGATCTTCGTGACGATGCCGGCCTTCTCGAATGCCGAGGCCAGCGCGGCGATGCGCTCGGACCGGGTGCCGTCCTGCTCGCCGATCACCGTATCGCCCGAACCGGCGTGGCGGATGCGCCCCGGCCCCAGCAGCGTGGAACCGTGCCCGGTGGTCCCGGCCACGACGTGAGCGGCCCCCGCCGCGGCGTTGAGCTTCTCGACGTTGCCCAGGCCGTTCTGCAGCGTCAAGACCATCGTCCGCTCCCCAAGCAGTCCCAGAGCGTCCCGCATGGCGGATTCGGTCAGGGTGGCCTTCACGAATACGATCACGAGGTCGGCGACCCCGGCCTCGGAGGGGTGCGTCACCGCACGGATTTTCTTGATCCGGCGGACCCGGTCCGGCTCCTCGATCTCGAGTCCCGAGGCGTTGAGCGCCTCGACATGCTCACGCCAGACGTCGATCAGGAAGACCTCGTGCCCCGCCTCCGCCAGCGTTCCCCCATAGAGGCAACCCATTGCCCCCGCGCCCAGAATGGCGACCTTCATCGGTCTCACTCCTCCGGCACGATCAATAGATCTTCCCGATGTCGTCCTTGCTGAGCCCGCCGAAGACGTACTCGTCGCTGGGGAACTTGACGTCGCGGACCTCCTGCTTGTAGTCCTGCAGCGCCTTGACGATCTGGTCCCCGATGTCGGCGTACTTCTTGACGAACTTCGGGCGGAAGCGGTCGAACATCCCGAGGAGGTCGTGATAGACCAGCACCTGCCCGTCGCAGTAGCGGCCGGCGCCGATGCCGATCACGGGGATCTTCACGGCCTCGGTGATCGCGCGGCCCAGCTCCTCGGGCACGCACTCCACGACCAGGGAGAACGCTCCGGCCTCCTCCAGGGCCTTCGCCTGCTCCACGATCTTCCGAGCCGCATCCATGTTCTTGCCCTGCAGCTTGAACCCGCCCAGAAGTCCGGCCGTCTGGGGGGTCAGGCCGATGTGCCCCTGCACGCCGATCCCGGCCTCGACCATGCGCCGCACCGTCTCGG is a window encoding:
- a CDS encoding TRAP transporter large permease encodes the protein MMGLLFATLIVLFLLNIPIALSIGSATLLTLVLSSIPPTVLVQKMFTAMDSFPLMAVPFFILAGALMETGGISRRLIHLANTFVGHFSGGLAFVAIIASMFFGAISGAAAACVAAIGSVLIPEMVARGYGKPYTAAVQATAGTLGVMIPPSIPMIIYGVMTGVSVGALFMGGVVPGVLVGSSLIFVAWLIARRRGYRGERRYSWAERAAAFRDAFWALLMPAIILGGIYGGVFTPTEAAVVAVVYGLLVGLFVYRELRLGQLKAIFVNTAVSTAVILFIIGTSSAFSWVITSRRVPQMVAEGMLALSSNPVVILLMINLLLLFVGTFMETVASIIILVPVLMPVLRTIGVDPLHFGIVIVVNLAIGMVTPPLGVCLFVSCGIARISLEDISRAALPFILVMILDILLLSYLPFLSTALPRLMGLY
- a CDS encoding TRAP transporter substrate-binding protein; translation: MKCRFKAVLFVAFLLSAVLFAGTASAEAKFVLKLGHAVPVENAYHHGAVRFKELVEERTKGDVQIDIFPNNQLGTGERDILEGLQLGTIDMYVGSTGPVGGFEKRFLIFDFPFLFKDKAHVYGVLDGEIGRHILGLLEPKGIRGLAWMENGFRNLTNSKRPVNELKDIAELKIRTQENKVHMAMWRLLGADPTPMAWSEVFTALQQGTIDGQENPVPVIYTSKLFEVQKHLALTRHVFSPAMIAIAQPVFASLPEEYREVLAAAAQEAALYQREVCDKMEQEYVETLKKNGMEVTTPDIEPLREASGKVYEDFRGELGDAAELLDKIVNSKP
- the panB gene encoding 3-methyl-2-oxobutanoate hydroxymethyltransferase, yielding MAKVTIQKLQEMKQNGEKISYVTAYDFGQATLVEKAGIEMILVGDSMSMTMLGNDSTVPLTTDQMVHHIKAVVKGAPSPMIVGDLVFGSYNEGPEQAIRSANRLLKEGGCDVVKLEGCMPETVRRMVEAGIGVQGHIGLTPQTAGLLGGFKLQGKNMDAARKIVEQAKALEEAGAFSLVVECVPEELGRAITEAVKIPVIGIGAGRYCDGQVLVYHDLLGMFDRFRPKFVKKYADIGDQIVKALQDYKQEVRDVKFPSDEYVFGGLSKDDIGKIY
- a CDS encoding TRAP transporter small permease — encoded protein: MRRVSRFLDFVQGFTEYVLFFLVGAMVAIVFAQVIFRFVLRASLPWSEEASRYIMVWLSMLGAGIGLRRKGHIGVEALTMLFPPRLKRAVEVFGSLIAALFCGGLIFYGMRLLGVVSAQESPAMEISMALPYGALVVGGGLMLLYALESVALQLVGEGKAQ
- a CDS encoding ketopantoate reductase family protein, producing MKVAILGAGAMGCLYGGTLAEAGHEVFLIDVWREHVEALNASGLEIEEPDRVRRIKKIRAVTHPSEAGVADLVIVFVKATLTESAMRDALGLLGERTMVLTLQNGLGNVEKLNAAAGAAHVVAGTTGHGSTLLGPGRIRHAGSGDTVIGEQDGTRSERIAALASAFEKAGIVTKISENVMGLIWTKLIVNVGINALTAVTGLRNGQLVEHPETEDLMRAAIEEACAVAGAKGIRFEVDDPLEHTRAIAKRTGENRSSMLQDVLAKRRTEISVINGAVVEEGERLGVPVPVNTVLTKLIQVRERTYEQ